tcatatcatatatgtttacatatgtacatataaacataaataaatacatacaaacacacacatagacgcatacacacatacatacatacatacatacatacatacatacatacatacatacatacatacacgtgcattcCTAGAAAGGAAATTTTTTCCTCGTCAACGTCCCCTCTAACACTACACTTAAATAGAACTCAAATATTTAATTGACATTAAAGTTGGGAATTTTATTAGGAAACTGATAACAAGTTCTTTGATTTCAATTACAGAAGGTTTTTTTGATGGCgaaagatttaatttaatttatcgaaAATTATTTCTAGAAATGTCAGATGTTCATAGAAGTAAGCGCCGTCACGGCGTGTGAAGTTAGGAGATTCGCTTTGCAAAAAAGCGATTCCAGGTTCGGTCTTACAGTGCAACACTTAGGGCATTTGCATTTTACTATAATGTCAAGTTGTCGTCTAGGAAGCCGAAAGCCAAACACCCCTACACacgtccccatatatatatgtatatctatctatctatctatctatctatctatctatctatctatctatctatctgtctgtctgtatgtatgtatgtatgtaagtatgtatatatattgggttagcAACTTAGTTCCCacccttttttaaaatttcatatttttaaaggtttgattaaaaaaaataacaactaattaatcaataatgtattcaaccttgttgtttacaacttcttcccaacgttcaacaagattttcaatacctcgttgatagaaatcacctgatttcgactcgaaaaattgatccaaccaagctctcaattctgcatcagtattgaacgaaactccgcgcataacatttgaaagagatcgaaagcggtggaaatccgttggtcccaaatcaggagagtatggcgggtgtggcagcacttcccagccatgcgtttgaatggcttctttGGTCATaatggcgatatgagggcgggcgttgtcgtgcaacAGAATAACTTCATGCTACCGATTCggtattttctcttgaatagccgtgttgagtcgttccatctttTGAACATAGTGTTCcatgttgaccgtttggttccgttcaagcaattcataatggataatcccttcccagtcataccatacgcacaacatcgttttacgcggatgaaaatcttgtttcacgcgtggtgtcgcttgtttaccgggactaagccattccttacgctgcttcatattgatgtacaggcaccatttttcgtcgccagtaatgattcggtaaagaaatctgtttctttattacccacaagaggctaaacacagaggggacaaacaaggacagacataggtattaagtcgattacatcaaccccagtgcctaacAACCCCAGTGGTTTGTTATCAGGACCATATATTCTACCATCAGGAGCAAATATTTTGCGACCAGGGCCATAACCTTTGCCATCAGGAGCATAAAATCTTCTGTCTGGTTCGTACAGTTGTCCATTTGGACCAAACAATCTGCCGCAGGACTGTATGCCACACCATTCGGACCATACCTTTATCGAGAGGAGCTTCTGGAAGGCCGTAACTTTTTCCTTCTGGACACTTGCATGCATCGGTCAAGGGCACAGCACTGGGATAGAGTTCTCCATTGACACTAGGCTGAGTCATTTCTTTTTCAGTTGGAGATGCAGGAGGTGTTTTGCCCTTATCTTTATCTTTTGGATGTTTTCTAAATTTGCCAAATAAGCCaagtcttcctttctcttttcccttctctttctcagCAGCAACTTCAGGTTCTTCCTGAGGTTTCTGTCCATTCTTAAGGTTGTTACTAGTTTCAAGGTCTGCTGCAACTGGTTTAACTGCATCAGCCCTGATTACTGAATCATCATCAGTCATTTTGCCAAGACGGTCTTCGGAATTTGATAGTTTATCATTTAtgccctttttctttctctccttctcctccttttctcgcCTCTTccgttcctcctcctccctcttcttttGTTCCTTCTCTCGCTTTTTCTCGTCCTTGTTGGAAGGAGGCCTTTTGAGGTAGGAGATGGGCATACCACCTTCTGTGGACCTTGCATCATATTCTCCACCCGAGTAGTCGGCAGTCTTAATACTGTCTGGAGAGCTTGGTCTATCATATCTGTCAGCCTCGTTAACGTTGGGGAGAGAGACCACTTTACCATCTTCATTGCCGCCGTATTGGTTTTGCATGCCCCATCCTGGATAGGTGGCTTGGTCACCATGTTTTTTATCACGTCGATCTCGTACATCATGGCGAGGAAGTGTTGCAATAATTGGATAGTCACCAGCAGATCCGAAAGACTCAGTGCTTGCAATGCGGTCACGGTTGACGTCATCCATACTTCGTGACCGATCATAATTGtaatccccgaaaggatgaaaggcaaagtcgacctcggcggaatttgaactcacaacgtaacgcagacgaaataccgctaagcatttcgcctggcgtgctaacgtttctgccagctcgccgccttattcggtaaagaaatcgttgcttgtgtcgaAGAGTTGGGCGGTGACgaacaagcaaaccagcggagtttgtggctcgttgatttttgttgttgtcacttaaagcatgcgggaCTCATGCTcacatacttctgaacctttcccatcgagtgaagatgcttccctatagcagtgtgggagcattccattttctctgccagttcccttgtcgtttgacgggAATTTtagtgcaaaagttggtttaatcgctcttcatcgaactcaactggaggGCCAGAACctgtgcgtctttgaggtcaaaatttccatttttgaacttggcataccaatcacgagcgtttctttcagctatggcatccTCTTCATACaaagcacaaatgtcgcgagcagcttttgtggccttagaaccttgattaaaagcgaaatgaaggtgtcgaaaatgctcatttttctgaatcatgtggttgggtagcaagctttttaccacacaatcacGTCTGTGCCGAGCAAGcttctaaaaaaaataattagatttTTGGTTAAGAAGTCCGCTTTGCAGCTATGTGGTTTCGGACTCAATCTTAGataccttaggcaagtattttctactctaACACCGAAGGACTGAATGACGCGTTTGGAGTGaattgaatttggttgacggaaactgaaagaagctctgaATCCAGAACCTCAAGGCTGCAAAGCAAGTTTTTTTAAAGACTCAGCCACGTTTGTGCTTTGCGTTTCAACTGACCAGTTTTTTTTCAGAGAACTTCCAGCTCCAAGTTTATGAAAAATTTCTAAAGACACTTTATCTGTTAGTACGACCAGTGAGCATTGCCCGTTCTTGATAATTTCTACAAGTATGATGTCTCCGTCATCAAGAAGCACACACCATTCTGAACATTGCTGTCTTGTTGAGTCATATTGAATAATAGACCTTTTGTGTAGGGTGAATCCTGCTGCCTGTAGGTTTTATTATGAAGACTGCCTCATTGCTTTTCTTTGTCAGGAAGAGCAGGGTGATAGCCTTTAACCAGTCTAGGACCGAAAGGAACGTGTCGTGGATAAGAGAGAGAACACAgtgaaatgattttatttttctatggCAAAGTCCTTAATAGCATATTCAGGATAGATGGTTAAATACAAAGTGTGAAGCGTCCATCGGTCATTTACCATGTTGTGACGGTTGAAACGACGGGcgtttttttctctagttttccTTCTTTGTTCTTTTCGCTTCATAGCGAGCCTATATTTTTGGAGAAGAATGaatactcgaaacgttaaagacatttccttcaatttttttacAAACTAATACTGTCGTTGAgttatatttgttataaatttacagcatatatatttacacacatatatatacatacacatgtacacatacccgcatacatacataatacacacatacacatacatatacacacatatacatacatgcacacatacacacatgtatacatacatacatacatacataaatacatacatacatacatacatacatacatacatacatacatacatacatacatacatacatacatacatacatgcatacatacatacatatatacatacacaccagtgATCCGTGCCCACAATGAACATTCAATGCCATTCAGCAGCCATTTTAGCTTCATTATATTGAGTTAAATATGAACGTCAACCCATCAGACTGTGTTTCCTTCTtgttctccctctcactctttccccctctccctccatttctgcccctctctctctcacacacagtctCTCGGTAATAAATCCATGTCTATTGATTCACATTTTAGTTAAGTAACGCAACTGGAACTCTGGAGCAATACAGCAAACAACATTATGTTCAGCGTAGACAGTGGAGACGGTTATGCATTGATCAGAGTCGGGGACATGTAGGCTGGAATATTTCTGAATACTAACTTGTACTATGACGAGCCAGAGGTTGAACAGAGACCACTGCACTTCATGCAATTACTTTATATCgactacacatatacagatacatgatTAGATGCAGAAGCGcatacgagatatatatatatatataatatatatatatatatatatatattatatatatattatatatatatatatataatatacatatatatatgtgttatatatatatgtatagatagatagatagagatatatatattataatatattatatatatatatatatatgtgtgtgtgtgtgtgtgtatatatatatatgtatagatagatagatagatagatagatagatagatagatagatagatagatagataatagagagatagatagatagatagatagatagatagatagatagctagatagatagatagatagatagatagatagatagatagatagatagatagagagatagatagatagatagatagagagatagatagatagatagatagatagatagatagatagatagatagatagatagatagatagatagatacgaacaCATCCAAGTCTATACATGTACGCTCATACGCACACGACAAGCATATCTCAATCACCGATATGAGATATAATAGTTGAGACACCATCCCGCTTCCAAACAGGTTACATCGTTGCATTGATTACTTGTATATGTTATGGGGAAAACTATTCAagcaaatacacatgtaaatcgCTAACGCACCGGTTTATTTTGTCGTTTGCTCCAGACTCAAACAGGATACAGTCATGCCAAACGAGAAATTCTTCGCTCAAGTTATGCCGAACGCCTGGCACGTTTTTGCCAAgtcgtgcgtatatacataccccAAC
The genomic region above belongs to Octopus sinensis unplaced genomic scaffold, ASM634580v1 Contig18458, whole genome shotgun sequence and contains:
- the LOC118761893 gene encoding glutamic acid-rich protein-like — encoded protein: MDDVNRDRIASTESFGSAGDYPIIATLPRHDVRDRRDKKHGDQATYPGWGMQNQYGGNEDGKVVSLPNVNEADRYDRPSSPDSIKTADYSGGEYDARSTEGGMPISYLKRPPSNKDEKKREKEQKKREEEERKRREKEEKERKKKGINDKLSNSEDRLGKMTDDDSVIRADAVKPVAADLETSNNLKNGQKPQEEPEVAAEKEKPSVNGELYPSAVPLTDACKCPEGKSYGLPEAPLDKGMVRMVWHTVLRQIVWSKWTTVRTRQKILCS